A section of the Salmo salar chromosome ssa05, Ssal_v3.1, whole genome shotgun sequence genome encodes:
- the lsm11 gene encoding U7 snRNA-associated Sm-like protein LSm11, with product MSAFVLKMEERERRGDEEQKCPESEKKERESTSASDATEHTAEEEDDIAAKLDVTSEKFDPLLALYSTTVPLPYPNVKCFNNIAEYESFLKGGRGRAKPENVEKKLRKARKGVADPERIEKLKRLMVNNPIEREDGEEGTSGTARRGRIQKAAKNVLTRMPLHTGSPLGELHRCVQERIRVKVHIRTFKGLRGVCSGFIVAFDKFWNMAMVDVDETYREPLLGEALYHEKALTVTRLFDKLKLQESAALRECEEKKKQMGKRKAEPFHPQPETQTRDGRREDPNRGDPRRRGDPRAVDPRLARATVGPPVGDDPGALGATGKTQGSNVKGQESVTEGPKRRGSQKKEVSQPYGRVHTRHVNQLFIRGENVLLVNLQPL from the exons ATGTCTGCATTTGTTTTAAaaatggaggagagggaaagaagagGAGATGAAGAACAAAAATGTCCAGAatcagaaaagaaagagagagaatcaaCAAGTGCTTCAGATGCAACCGAACATACGGCAGAAGAAGAAGATGATATCGCGGCAAAGTTGGACGTCACCTCCGAGAAATTTGATCCCCTCCTGGCGCTATACTCGACTACAGTGCCTCTTCCATACCCAAACGTGAAATGCTTCAACAACATAGCCGAGTATGAGAGCTTTCTAAAGGGGGGGCGGGGCCGCGCCAAGCCGGAGAACGTGGAGAAAAAACTGAGGAAAGCCAGGAAAGGTGTAGCGGATCCGGAGAGGATAGAGAAACTGAAGAGGTTGATGGTGAACAACCcgatagagagagaagatggagaggaggggaccagCGGCACTGCCCGCCGTGGTAGAATACAGAAGGCTGCCAAGAATGTCCTGACCAGGATGCCTC TCCATACAGGAAGTCCTCTGGGGGAGCTGCACCGCTGCGTGCAGGAGAGGATCAGGGTGAAAGTTCACATCAGAACCTTCAAGGGGCTCCGTGGAGTGTGTTCTGGCTTCATAGTGGCCTTCGACAAGTTCTGGAACATG gCGATGGTAGATGTAGATGAGACCTACAGGGAACCTCTGCTGGGTGAAGCTCTCTACCACGAGAAGGCCCTCACTGTCACACGG CTCTTTGACAAGCTGAAACTCCAGGAGAGTGCGGCGCTGAGAGAATGTgaggagaagaagaagcagaTGGGCAAGAGGAAAGCTGAACCCTTCCATCCCCAGCCTGAGACTCAAACCAGAGACGGCAGACGAGAGGACCCCAATAGAGGGGAccccagaaggagaggagaccctAGGGCAGTGGACCCCCGACTTGCAAGGGCCACAGTTGGGCCCCCAGTGGGCGATGACCCCGGAGCCCTAGGGGCCACAGGTAAGACCCAGGGGTCAAATGTTAAAGGTCAGGAGTCAGTGACTGAGGGTCCCAAGAGAAGAGGGTCCCAGAAGAAAGAAGTGTCCCAGCCCTACGGGAGGGTTCACACGCGCCACGTCAACCAGCTCTTCATACGGGGAGAGAACGTGCTTCTAGTCAACCTACAACCTCTCTGA